The Macaca thibetana thibetana isolate TM-01 chromosome 11, ASM2454274v1, whole genome shotgun sequence genome window below encodes:
- the LOC126931065 gene encoding putative methyltransferase-like protein 7A, with protein MQKWFPYFLVRFIVMYKEQRASKKRELFGNLQEFADPSGKLSLLGVGCGTGANFKSYLPGCRVTYIDPNRNFEKFLIKSIAENRHLQFECFVVAAGENMHQVADGSVDVWSAPWCCALWRSRSRVSARCAEC; from the coding sequence ATGCAGAAATGGTTCCCCTACTTCTTGGTGAGGTTCATTGTGATGTACAAAGAACAGAGGGCAAGCAAGAAGCGGGAGCTCTTCGGCAACCTGCAGGAGTTTGCAGACCCCTCCGGGAAGCTCTCCCTGCTGGGGGTGGGCTGTGGCACTGGAGCCAACTTCAAGTCCTACCTACCTGGGTGCAGGGTGACCTATATTGACCCCAACCGCAACTTTGAGAAGTTTTTGATCAAGAGCATTGCAGAGAACCGACACCTGCAGTTTGAGTGCTTTGTGGTAGCTGCCGGGGAGAACATGCACCAGGTGGCCGATGGCTCTGTGGACGTGTGGTCTGCACCCTGGTGCTGTGCTCTGTGGAGAAGCAGGAGCAGAGTCTCTGCGAGATGTGCAGAGTGCTGA